The Streptomyces sp. cg36 genomic interval GATCTGACGGCGCTCGCCAAGTCGGCCGGGCTCAAGGGCCAGCTGTCCAACGGCACGGCCGCCGCCGCCACCCAGGTCGCCATCTGGCGCTACTCGGACCACGTCCAGGTGGACGCCGTGGACCCGCAGGCCAAGCTGCTGGCGAACTGGCTGACGAAGTCGGCGCAGACGGTCGAGGAGCCGAAGGCGTCGCTGACCCTCGACAACCCGGCGGTCTCCGGCAAGGCGGGCTCCAAGCTCGGCCCGGTCACCGTGCGCACCAACGCCGACAAGGTCTCGGTCACCCCGTCCGAGGAGCTCAAGGCGGCCGGTGTCAAGGTCGTCAACAAGGCGGGCCAGCCCGCCACGACCGCGAAGAACGGCTCGCAGCTCTTCTTCGACGTGCCCGCGGGCGCCCAGCCGGGCTCCGGCTCGGTGACCGTCCAGGCGACCACCCAGGTCCCGGTCGGCCGCGCGTTCGCCAGTGAGTCCAAGAGCCAGACGCAGATCCTCGCCGGATCCAGCGACTCCACGGTCTCCGCCACCGCCAAGGCCACCTGGGCCAAGCAGGGCGCCATTCCGGCCCTGACCGCCGCGAAGAACTGCGCCAAGGGCGGCGTGGACATCACGGCGACCAACAAGGGCGACGAGGCGTTCACCTTCAAGCTCGCGGGCTTCTCGTACACGATCGCCGCGGGCCAGTCCAAGACCGTCACCGTGCCGGTCGCCGAGGACCAGGCGTACGACTTCGTGATCACCGGGCCGAACGGCTTCAAGCAGGAGTTCAAGGGCGTCCTGGACTGCAAGACCGCCGGCACCCCCAGCACCAAGCCGTCGTCGCAGCCCAGCCCCGCCACCGCGGGCGGCACCTCGTCCGGCTCCACCTCCGGCACCACCGGCGGCGGTGACCTGGCGGAGACCGGTTCCTCCAGCTCCACCCCGATGATCGCGGGCGTCGCGGTCGCGCTGGTCGCCATAGGCGGCGGCGCGGTGTTCTTCCTCCGCCGCAAGAAGGCCGGGACCGCCGGGCACTGACCCAGCGGCTCCGAGGGGCGGCACCGCCCACTCGGAGTGACCACCTCGTGACAGTGGCCCCGGTGAGCACAGGCACACCGGGGCCACTGGCGTTCCCGGACGCCGCAGGTCGGCGTTCCGCGCGACTACCCGTTTCCGCCGAGGGGTGGCGGTACGGCAAGATGGGGTGTTACTAGCCTCCCGCCCCCGGAAAACCGCCCCCCACCTGCGGCGGAACCGCAAGCGGGGGGCAGTCTCATGCCGCCTGGGCCGTCCCTGGGCCGTGATCATGAGAACCGGGCCCCTGGAAGACGCGATCCACGGCCTTACGTGTCCGCCCCTCGCTGCTCGGCATCAGGTGTGTGTAGACGCGCAGCGTGAACCCCGGGTCGCTGTGACCCAGGTACGTACTCAGCGCCTTGACGCTCTCTCCGGCGTCCAGCAGCACCGACGCGTAGAAGTGCCTGAGCGCGTGCATGCCGTGCTCGCGGGCCGCTGCGTACCGCTTGCCCTTCTCCGGCTGCGGGATCACGCCAGCAGCCGCGAGAGCGGGCTTCCACGACTGGTCGTTGAAGGCGCTGCGCCACACCGCGTTGTCCGCGTTGCTCGTGAACACCAGGGACTTGGTGAGCGGTTCCCCCTCCGGCGTCAGCCACGGCAAGGTCACCTTGACCGGAGGGAAGCGGCGTAGGTGCTCAGCGAGCGCGCTCCCTACCGCGCTCGGCAGGGGTACGTCCCGGACCTTGCCTCGCTTCGGTGGGGCGAACACGAGCGTTCCGTGCACACGCTTCACCTGGAAGCCGACATGAACCCAGCCGGTGAGGAAGCCGACTTCATCCACGGGCAAGCCGAAGATCTCGCCCTGACGCAACCCGCACCCTGCCCCGACGTCGACCATGGCCCGGTAGTGCTCGGGCAGCGCGGCCCGCACGGCGAACGCCTGCTCGGCCGTCCACGGCCGTACGCGGGTCGGCACCGGCTGCGGCGCCTTGACCGACGTGGCACGGCACGGGTTGCGCCGCAGGATGCCGTCATCGACCGCAGCGTTCATGACGGATGAGACGTTCTCGAAGATCGAGCGGCGGTACGTGGCCGACGGGATCGCCTGCTTCAACTCGCCGGACCAGTCCCGGATGTGCTCGGGCTTGAACGAGGAGAGCGGCCGGGACCCGATGTACGGGTAGGCGTGCAGCCGCAGCCGCGACTCGACGGCCGCCCGGCTGGTCTCGTCCGTGGTCTGGCTCTTGACCCACTTCTCAGCGAATTGCCGGAAGGTGGTCCGGCTCGCACGCGGGTCGATGTACTCGCCACGCGCCATGTCGGCTTCGATCTGCGCCAACCACTGGTCGGCGAGCCTCTTCTGCTTGTCGGGGAAGGACTTGGACTTCTCGGTACCGTCCGGCCCGATATAGCGAGCGCGGTAGCGCAGCCCGATGCCGTAGCGGTCGCTCTTGACCCGGCGGGACTTGCCGTCGGCGCCGATCTCGGTCTTGTACCAGCGGTCTTGGATGTGGCCTGCCACTTCGGAACTCCTCTGGAACGTGAGCAGGGACGCGACCGGGGGTGGTCGCGTCCCTGCGTGGGGTGGTGGGTTCAGTCGTCGTCGTGGTCGGAGAGGTCGTCGACCCAGGCACGGACCGCGGCGGGGTCGTAACGCACGTGCCTGCCGACGCGGAAGCCGGGCGGCCCTATGCGCTTCTTGCGCCAGGTGTAGAGCGTCTCGACGCTCTCCAGGGCGAACAGGGCCACCAGGTCTTCGGGGGTGAGGTAGCGGTCCGGGAGTCCGGCCCGCAGGGTGGCGCGCGGATCGCTGGACGTGGGCGTGGCCATGGCGGCGGGTCTCCTCGTGTCCGGTAGCGCGTAGGGGAGGGGGAGTTGGGTCTGTGCTGTCCGAAGCGGGGATTTCTGCGTCATCGCGTCACGTGCGTCAATCAGGCTGCTGACCTGCGGGTTTCGGTGACGCAGCCGGGCAGGGGCTGCGTCACCGGTGACACGGGCTCCCGTCACGGGGATGACGCAGTGACGGGCGATGACGCACGATTTGCCGTCTGCGTCACGCCCTGTTGCCGCAGGTCAGGGGCTGTCTGTCGGGCCGGTGGTGACGTAGTGACGCAGGTCTTCCCCTCTTAGGACAAAGAAAAGGGGGGTGGTGTCTGTGGTTGTGCGTCGCTCTGTCAGGGCGTGAAGAAGGAGCCGCTTCGCGGCGCGACTCGTGCCAGGGCGGCTGCGCCGCCGGAACAGCAAGAGGAGCACACCCGGCGCGGCGTGCTCCTCTTGCTTGTCCACCCGGCGGCCTCAGAACGCGGGCTGCTGCTCGGGCTCCGGGGGCGGGGCCTGGCGGGTGATCTCGATGTAGCGGGCGGCGCTGGTGCGGCCCCAGTCGACCAGGACGCCTCGGGCGGCCAGGGTGGGCTGGATGCGCCGCAGCCGGTCGGAGAGCACCTTGCCGGTGGTCGGCCACCCCTTGGGCAGGGGGCGGCATTCCTCGCCGCTGTAGAGGGCGGTGAGGGCGTGCAGCCATTCCGCGGACGTCATCCGCACGTCCTCGCCCGGGGCGAGCCCGCCGGCGTGCTTGAGGACCGTCTGTGCGAGCAGGTCGCCCTCGATGACGTCGTCGTTCAGGTCGTCCAGGCTGGCCCGGTAGGCGGCCAGCGTCCCGAAGCCGGTGGCCGCGTCGAGCTGCGCGCACAGGTGGGCGAAGTCCGCCATCCGCAGGTCGGTAGGCGTCTCCGCCTGCACCGCCCGGACCTTGACGGCCAGGTCGAGCAGGGAGCCGAGGACTGCGGGCAGGATCTCGGCGTACTCCGCCCACAGCTCCGCCTCGGTGCGCCGCACCTTGGGACGCTCCAGACGCAGGGTGAGGAGGCGTTCTGCGAGGTCGGGGCGGATGACGCCGACGTCGATCCCGGTCAGCAGCATCGGGCGCCGGTAGCGGGAGCGGACCACGTCCCCGTCCGTGAACAGCGCGCGCTTGATGCTCTCGGCCCCGGTGATGACGCAGCACATCAGGTCGGACAGGTCGGGGGGCAGGTGCGAGAGGTTGTCGAGAGCGGTGATCCATCCGGCGGCCACGGCCGTGATCATGTTCTCTTCGTCCTTCGGCGCGCGGCGCAGGTCGCCGGTCATGCCTTCGATGATCCGCACGAGCATCCGCCCGCCGGTCGACTTGCCTGCCCCCTGCGGGCCGGTCAGGAACGGCGCCGGGACGGGTGCGGAGGGTTCCAGACAGCCGATGAGCCAGGCCAGGGCCAGGGCTTCGGTCTTGGCGTCGGCGAAGTTGCACAGCCGCAGCAGCAGGTCCAGCCCCTTGCCGTTGGTGTCCCTGGCCGGCAGGGGGAGTTCGCCGGTGAGCTGGGTGCGGCGCCAGCAGACCTCTTCGGGGTCGGGGACGCGGATGTCCCACCCGGTGGGGTGGATGCGCACCGACTGGCCGTCATCGCGGCCCAGGTCCAGCCAGGTGGCTTGGTCGAAGCCGGGGGCGACGCGGATGTGGGTGGGCTGTACCGGCTCGGTGAGGGCGAGTGCTTCGATCAAGTCCAACGCCTCCTTGAGGGCGGTTCCGTTGAAGACGCCGACCCCGTCGCGGAAGAGGCCGACCATGAGTTCCTGGCGGTGGCTCCCGCTGGTTCCTTGGGAGCGGATGGGGCGGGCCACAGGGTGGCCGGTGAGCTGCGCGTAGACGGTGCCGTCGATGGTGCGGAAGTAGCGGAAGTGGCCCTGGGCGTAGTCGGTGATGACCTGCCGGGCCGGGCTCTTGTCGTCCTCGGACAAGGCGTTCACATCCCCAGTGCGGTGCGGGCGTTGGCCCACGCGTCGGCGCAGTGCCGGGGCGTCTCGCCCTTGCCTTGCGCGGCGGTGAAGAGCCGGGCGACGTCGGCGTCGGTGAGGCAGCCGCACCGGCCGTGGCGGGAGAGCACGGCCAGGAACGTGGCGTAGACCGTGGCGTGCACACCGCTGGACGCGTCGCTGATCCGCTGTTCCGCCATCTCCAGGCCCCGGCGCAGGTAGGCGGGGGTGCGGTGCGGGCATGTCCCGCCCCCTGGCCGCACGGACACGCCGACCACGGGCAAGGTGGGCCGGTGCACGGGCGGTTTCACGGCCAGTGCGCGGACCGCGTCCGGCAGTGCCGCGAGCGGGCCGGTGCCGGGGCCGAGCCAGCGGGCGTAGGCCATGGTCGACTTGATGTCGACGCCGGGCCGCACGCTGTTCGGGGAGGGCATGGTGCCCTGGTAGATCCAGTGTTCGCCCCGGGTGGTCGGCACGGTCCGAGTGGCGGGCAGCATCCGGCGGGCCCAGTCGACGGCCGCCGTGTCGTCCAGGTCGACGACGGTGAGTCCGGCGCCTCCGGGGTGGTAGGCGACACCGACCGCACGGCGCCACGCCCGCACCCAAGCCAGCGAGCTGATGATGTCGGGGTCGGTGTTGGCGGCGGCCCAGGCGTGGCACGGGGCGGGGCACTGGCACGGGCCCGGCGTCTTCATGTTCGGCCGCCCGCCGCACGCGTTGTTCGCGCAGGTCGGGCAGTTCCCGAACGGCACCTTGCCCTCACGCAGGGGCAGTACCGGCATGCTCGCCTTGGCGAGCCCGAGGGCGGTGTTGAGCAGGTCGTTCATGCGGCGGCACTCCCCTCAAGGGCGAGGTACTGGGTGGCGATCCACTGGGTGTAGGCGGGGGGTACGGCCTGGCGGGCTTCGATGTTGGTCATCCAGGTGCAGCCCATGGCGTCGGCGTAGGCACGTTCGCCCTTGTGCGCGAAGGCGAGAAGGTCTTTGCGGTGCCAGCAGGGCGGCAGCAGGTCGCCGCCCCCGCCCCATGACGTCTCGAACACGCGGTGGCGGCGCAGGTTGAGGCCGAACTGGGTGCCGCATAGCACGTAGTCGGCCCGCAGGGTGCCGTCCCAGGCAGCCTCGGGAACGTTCTCGATGACCCAGGGCAGCCCGCATTCCTTCAGCCGTGTGCGGCCGGGGGTGATGAGGTCGGGGTGGTCGGCCCGGTTGCCGCGCCAGGCCGTGACACGGGCCTTGTTCTGGCACGGCCAAGAGGCATGGACCAGGTCGAAACCGTCCAATGGGAAGGTCAGGGCGTTGGCTTGGTGGAACGTGAACGGGTAGTTCGGCTGGGGCCGGTGGTCAACGCCGGTGACGTCGAAGCCGGCGAGGTAGTAGCCCATGGACAGGCCGCCCGCCCCGCAGCACAGATCTAGCACCTTCAGCCCGTTCGGGCGGCGCAGCGGCAGCACGCGGGCGCTCACGCCGCCACCTCCCACGCCGGGGCCAGCGCTGCGCGTACGGCGTGTCCGATCCACTGGGTGTAGGCGGGCGGGATGCATTCGCGGATGCCGTCCCGGTTCATCCACGGCACCCCAAGGACGCGGCGGGCCAGGTCGACGCCGGAGAAGTTCCCGACGAACTGCCCGTAGTGGCCGGGCGGGACGGGGCGGCCCATCTTGGCCTGCGGCACCAGGTGCACCGGGTGGTCAGGCTGGGTCAGGCTCAGGCCGCCGCTGGTCTCGAAGAACCGGTGCCGGTAGGTCTCCAGGGCGAACATCGGCCCGCACAGCATCACCGGAGCACGCAGCTTGAGGACCGCGCCGCTCACGTTCTCCATCACCCACGGCCGCCCGGTTGTCTCAAGGGCCGTACGGGTGGGCGCGATCAGGTCGGGGTGGGTGTTGCCCTGGATGCGCTGGCACTCGCTGTCGTGCTGGCACGGCGGCGAGGCGTGGATGACGTCGAACTCCGCCCCGTGCGCGAGGACGAACGCGATCGCGTCGGCCTGTACGAACCGGTACGGGTAGCGGGGCTGCGGGACGTGGTCCACGCCGGTCACGTCGAACCCGGCGTCGGCGTATCCCTTGGCGCCGCCGCCCTGGCAGCAGAACAGATCCAGTAGGCGCGGCCTGCGGCCGCACACTCGCCGGATGCCGGTGGGTTGCGTCATGCTGGAGACCTCCACAGGTCTGTTGCTGGCAGGTGGACAGGGCGGCCCCGGACTTTGGCGAGACGGGGGCCGCCCTCTGTGCGTGGAACCACCGAGCTGCCCGGATGGGGTTGTCAGTGGCAGGGGTTACGTTGACCGGGGCGTGCCTGGGGCACGGAGGCCAGATACCGGGAGTGCTGATGTCGACGGTGTGGTTCGTGCTGGCGGTGGGCGGGGAGCGGCAGCACGGAGGGAACGACGGGTACGACGACGATCCGTCGCGGCACTACAGCTGGGACGACACCGTGCCCCAGCATGGCAACATCGCCGCGGGCGACGTCATCGCCCTGTGGGACAAGAAGTCGCTGCTGGGGATGTCAGTCATCGAAAAGATCGATGTCGGCAGCGCCGTGAAGCAGGTCTACTTCCACGAAGCGTGCGGGAAGGCCGACTTCAAGGCGCTGAAGACCGGTGACCTGCGCTGGTGGTGCAACAAGTGCGAGGTCCGCTTCGCGGAACGGCGCAGCCGTGACCGGCAGATCACGACGTACCGGTCGCACCACAGCCGGGCCTGGCAGGACCTGACCGGCCGCCTGACGGGTCAGGAGATCCGCGTGCTGTGCGACAAGCCGCGCTCGCAGCACAGCATGCGCCCGGCCCGCTGGGAGAAGGTCCGCGCAGCCTTGGACGAAGCCGGGGCGACCATGCCGGCCGCAGTCACGGACAAGGCCCGCGCTGTCATCCGCGGGGGCCGCCGCCCTGCCATGGTCCAGGTCCGTGAGGGCCAGGGCCCTTTCCGCAAGCGCCTGCTGGAGGACTACGGCGAGCTGTGCGCGTTCAGCGGGCCGACACCGGCCGTGGCCATGGAAGCCGCCCACCTGTACAGCTTCGCCGACGAGAGCGAACACCACGAGTACGGCGGCTTCCTGCTGCGCCGTGACCTCCACCGGCTCTTCGACCTCGGTCACATCGCCGTCGACCCGGAGACCGGGAAGCTGGACGTCGCGAAGACCGTGCTGGACTACCCCCTCTACGGCGACCTCCACGGCCGTGAACTCACCGTGCCTCTTCGGCCGGAGCACCGGGTGTGGCTCGGAGCCCACTGGGACAAGCACCGCGGCCAGGTGTGACCAGGGCTCCTAGGCCCGGAAGTGGTTGCGCTTGAAGACGGCACGGCCGATGTTGACGACCGTACCGCCGTGACCGCGGCGAGGGCCGAGGACCTGCACAGCGATCCAGCCGCCGAAGATCACGGCGGCCAGGATGATGAGCTGGTGGACGAACGCGGCGAGCGCGGCGAGGAAGCTCGTGAGCAGGAGCAGCCCGCCGCACGCGGCGGCGAAGCCGATCCCGCCGAGCGCGATGTTCACGGCCGCACGGGGCACGGCCGGTTTGGCTGTGACGGGGGCGGGCTGGGCGGGTTCGATGGCGTAGCCGGTGGCCACGCGGCCGTCGGGCAGGACGATGCTGACCACGGTGGGGATGTTGGCTGGGTGCATGGGTACGAGCGGCGCCGCAACGGGCTGGATCGGGGTGGGCTGGTGGACTTGTACGGCCCGTTTGGCGGGCGCGTGGCCGGGGTGTTCGGGGTACATGCGGAATCCCTTCCGGGCGGGGGCAGGGAGGCAGGGGCACCCCCTGCCGGGGGCGTGGTGGAGGGGGTTTCGGGGGTGCTGACCTGCGGGCCTCCCTGACTCCCTGGCAGATCATTTGCGCAGGTGGGAGGGAGGGAGGCGGGTCAGGGAGGGGTGTAGGGAGTTCTCCCTGTCTCCCTGGCCCGCCGGGGTGTGGCTCCCTGATCTATGCGGCGGAAGCGGAACCGTCGTCGTCGCGGTGGGCGAGCGCGCGGGCGACGCGGTCACGGCTGACGACCATGACGCCATCGGACTTGTAGGGCTCCGCGCCGGTGCCGTCCAAGACGCGCTTGAGGTCGAGGAACGACCACTTGCCATAGGCGGCCGCGTTGAGTGCGGCGAGCCGGGCGAGCACGTCCTTCGTGCGCACCCGCTCAGCGGTGCCGACCACGGAGGCGATGTCCGCGAGCGGGTCGCGCTGCTCGCCCTTGTCGATGACGTGCAGCGTGGTGACCCCGTCGCGCAGGGCCTTGGCCCGGTCGGTGATGGCCACGGCCGCGTCGTCGTCGACGTAGTGCGTGCGCACCGTGATGGACGCCTGCCCGGCCGGGATGGCGATGCCGTCCGAGGCGACGACCAGCGTTCCCCGGTCCAGCCCGGGGCGCAGGAGGTTCGGCGCGGCCCCGCCGTCGACGGCCTTGTCTCCGAGCGCCATGCGGGCCTGGGACTCCGTGCCGAGTGCGAGGGAGGCCCGGGTGTGGGCGCCTTCGCGGACGAGCTTGGGGAGGTTCTGGTCGGTGGGGTCCTGGGTGCCCTGCCACATCAGGACGTTGACCGCCCGACCCTGATTGTGGATCTTCCGAACGGCCATGAAGTACCGGGAGTTGGCCTTGGAGCCGCCGTAGGGGCGCTTCTCGTCGTCCTTGACCGGGCACATGAACGCCACCTGCGCTTCGTCGACCAGGACGATCAGCGGCGGGAACGCGGTCCCCTGGGGTGCCTGGATGCGGCGGTTCATCTCCTCCACCGCACCTTCGACCATCTCGGTCACCTGGATGACGTGGTCGTCGGTCGGCCCCTGGATCAGGGTGGTGGCCAGGCCGTCGAACATGGCCCAGTCGCCCACGCCCTTGAGGTCGCCCATCAGGAACTGAACCGACTTGTCCAGCGCCAGCCAGAGCGCCAGCGAGCGCAGCGCCACGGTCTTGCCCTGGTTGGACAGGCCCGTGATCAACAGGTGGCGCTGGTAGAGGCTGAGGGCCGCCGCGTCCCCTCGCAGGTCCTGGCCCCAGGGGGCGCGGCCCTTGGCGTAGTCGGCGGTCATCGTCTCGTCCGTGACCAGCGGGGACGGGCCGATCGGCTCATCCAGTGCCCCCGAGTCCGCCACCCACAGCCGGACCGTGCGGGCGGCCTGGGGGATGGTGATGAACACCTCGTGCTCGTGCCGGGAGAGGTTTTCCGCGAGCTTGCGGCGCCGGTTCTGGACTTCGATCGTCGACACCCCGGAGGGGAGGGTGACGTCGACTTCCACGCCGCATCCGGCGATGCGGATCGGGCCGAGCATCGCCGCCCCGGCGTCGCCCATCTCCTTGATGGCCCGCCCCAGCGCGGGAACCCCGAGGTCGCGCAGGGCCTTGACGACGATGGACGGGGTGATCGGCTCGCCCTCCCCGTTGCGGACCGCTGCGGGCAGTGCCCAGGTGGGGGCGGCCTGCTGGTGACGGCCGACGCCCCACAGGGCGAGCAGCGCGAGGAACGGGCCGATCGTGAGGGCCGGGCCCCACACCACGGTCGCGATGGTGATCAGCAGGTTGATGAACTCCACCGTCGCCATCAGCGGGGTGACGACCTGGGTTGCGTCCTTCGTTGCCACCGCCATGACGACACCGAGGGCGACCAGGGAGCCGATGCCCATCCCGGTACTCACGGCCACGCCCTTGGCCGCGTCCAGCGGAGAGTGGAGCAGGTCCATGCGGCGGCGGTGGCGGGCGTCGCGGAAGCGCTGGCCGCGCTCTTCCCACTCGGCCGCCACCTCGTAGTTCCCGGCGGCTTCGGCGGCGCGGAGCATGCGTTCGTAGCGGGTGGCGGTGCGGCCCTCCCAGGTGCGGCGGGCCACGATCCTGCCTCCGCCCACCACGTACATGCTGTGCCGGACCACCAGCCGGCTGGCGGTACGGGTGTGTTCGTGGGCGACCACATGGCGTACGGCCCGCCCGGAGCGCACCCACAGCGGCACAGACGGCTTCTCAAGGCCGGGCGCTGCTAAACCAGCGCCCGGCGCTCGCGAGTGCTCCACGGGGGCGTGTGCGGTCTTCTTGGTGAGGTGAACGATGTGGGAATCCATGGGAGTTGTCTCCTGATGAGGATGACGTGCTGAGGGAGGGGGGCTACCACCAGCCGGAGGACTTCTTGGCGGCCTTGGCGCGGGCGGCCTCGGTCACGACGCGCTGACGCTCCATCTGCAACGCGGTGATCTCCGCGATCAGACGGGTCTCGGCGCTCTGCCACGAGGTGTCCATGCGCTGGTCGGCCCGGTCGGTGCCGGTGCCCCGGTGCAGGCCGCGCGCGGTGGAGACGGCCGCGCCGAGCACGGCCCGGCGCTCACGGCCGTTCAGCGGCCACAGCTCGCGGTTCTGGACCGCCTGAACCTTGCGTTCGGTCTGCTGGATGGCCCGGTCAAGGCGCCGGGTGTCGGGCTTGCCCATGTCAGGCACTCCTCACGGCTTCGGAAGGTGCGGGAAAGGCGCAGGTCACACACACGCCGAGCGAACGCGGGATGCAGTAGTCAGCGACCGTGCCGCAGCCGGGGCACGTGCGGCGGGCCAGCATCGCCAACGCGAGCGCCCCCCACTTGCGGGCCGTCATCGGCCGCACCGGCGCCGCCCGGTCGACGCGGTACAGGTACGCCACGCTCACCCCGCCCGTACGGTGCCGGGAACGGCGCATGACCTGCGCGGCCACCGGCTGACCACCCGGCCGCAGCCCCTGTGCACGCAGTTGGCGGCGGGTGGCGTAGCCCTCCGGAGCGAAGCGCCACGGGAAGGTGGGGATGCCGTGGCGGGCGCCGGTGGGGTCGTAGCACTTGCCGTAC includes:
- a CDS encoding LAETG motif-containing sortase-dependent surface protein, with translation MFSVVHGFSAPTSVRKRGAARLAAAAAVTGLVAGGAIAGAGTAVADAPGQQHQGGAVATIKGLDPDASDKAVIHQRGGDRPVSAGLFQMVVDGGGTLRTYCIDVHNPTQPSARYQETPWSGTSLSGNPDAGKIRWILEHSYPQVNDLTALAKSAGLKGQLSNGTAAAATQVAIWRYSDHVQVDAVDPQAKLLANWLTKSAQTVEEPKASLTLDNPAVSGKAGSKLGPVTVRTNADKVSVTPSEELKAAGVKVVNKAGQPATTAKNGSQLFFDVPAGAQPGSGSVTVQATTQVPVGRAFASESKSQTQILAGSSDSTVSATAKATWAKQGAIPALTAAKNCAKGGVDITATNKGDEAFTFKLAGFSYTIAAGQSKTVTVPVAEDQAYDFVITGPNGFKQEFKGVLDCKTAGTPSTKPSSQPSPATAGGTSSGSTSGTTGGGDLAETGSSSSTPMIAGVAVALVAIGGGAVFFLRRKKAGTAGH
- a CDS encoding tyrosine-type recombinase/integrase, whose protein sequence is MAGHIQDRWYKTEIGADGKSRRVKSDRYGIGLRYRARYIGPDGTEKSKSFPDKQKRLADQWLAQIEADMARGEYIDPRASRTTFRQFAEKWVKSQTTDETSRAAVESRLRLHAYPYIGSRPLSSFKPEHIRDWSGELKQAIPSATYRRSIFENVSSVMNAAVDDGILRRNPCRATSVKAPQPVPTRVRPWTAEQAFAVRAALPEHYRAMVDVGAGCGLRQGEIFGLPVDEVGFLTGWVHVGFQVKRVHGTLVFAPPKRGKVRDVPLPSAVGSALAEHLRRFPPVKVTLPWLTPEGEPLTKSLVFTSNADNAVWRSAFNDQSWKPALAAAGVIPQPEKGKRYAAAREHGMHALRHFYASVLLDAGESVKALSTYLGHSDPGFTLRVYTHLMPSSEGRTRKAVDRVFQGPGSHDHGPGTAQAA
- a CDS encoding helix-turn-helix transcriptional regulator — its product is MATPTSSDPRATLRAGLPDRYLTPEDLVALFALESVETLYTWRKKRIGPPGFRVGRHVRYDPAAVRAWVDDLSDHDDD
- a CDS encoding ATP-binding protein, with amino-acid sequence MSEDDKSPARQVITDYAQGHFRYFRTIDGTVYAQLTGHPVARPIRSQGTSGSHRQELMVGLFRDGVGVFNGTALKEALDLIEALALTEPVQPTHIRVAPGFDQATWLDLGRDDGQSVRIHPTGWDIRVPDPEEVCWRRTQLTGELPLPARDTNGKGLDLLLRLCNFADAKTEALALAWLIGCLEPSAPVPAPFLTGPQGAGKSTGGRMLVRIIEGMTGDLRRAPKDEENMITAVAAGWITALDNLSHLPPDLSDLMCCVITGAESIKRALFTDGDVVRSRYRRPMLLTGIDVGVIRPDLAERLLTLRLERPKVRRTEAELWAEYAEILPAVLGSLLDLAVKVRAVQAETPTDLRMADFAHLCAQLDAATGFGTLAAYRASLDDLNDDVIEGDLLAQTVLKHAGGLAPGEDVRMTSAEWLHALTALYSGEECRPLPKGWPTTGKVLSDRLRRIQPTLAARGVLVDWGRTSAARYIEITRQAPPPEPEQQPAF
- a CDS encoding bifunctional DNA primase/polymerase, giving the protein MNDLLNTALGLAKASMPVLPLREGKVPFGNCPTCANNACGGRPNMKTPGPCQCPAPCHAWAAANTDPDIISSLAWVRAWRRAVGVAYHPGGAGLTVVDLDDTAAVDWARRMLPATRTVPTTRGEHWIYQGTMPSPNSVRPGVDIKSTMAYARWLGPGTGPLAALPDAVRALAVKPPVHRPTLPVVGVSVRPGGGTCPHRTPAYLRRGLEMAEQRISDASSGVHATVYATFLAVLSRHGRCGCLTDADVARLFTAAQGKGETPRHCADAWANARTALGM
- a CDS encoding class I SAM-dependent methyltransferase; translation: MSARVLPLRRPNGLKVLDLCCGAGGLSMGYYLAGFDVTGVDHRPQPNYPFTFHQANALTFPLDGFDLVHASWPCQNKARVTAWRGNRADHPDLITPGRTRLKECGLPWVIENVPEAAWDGTLRADYVLCGTQFGLNLRRHRVFETSWGGGGDLLPPCWHRKDLLAFAHKGERAYADAMGCTWMTNIEARQAVPPAYTQWIATQYLALEGSAAA
- a CDS encoding SAM-dependent methyltransferase, which encodes MTQPTGIRRVCGRRPRLLDLFCCQGGGAKGYADAGFDVTGVDHVPQPRYPYRFVQADAIAFVLAHGAEFDVIHASPPCQHDSECQRIQGNTHPDLIAPTRTALETTGRPWVMENVSGAVLKLRAPVMLCGPMFALETYRHRFFETSGGLSLTQPDHPVHLVPQAKMGRPVPPGHYGQFVGNFSGVDLARRVLGVPWMNRDGIRECIPPAYTQWIGHAVRAALAPAWEVAA
- a CDS encoding HNH endonuclease, with the protein product MSTVWFVLAVGGERQHGGNDGYDDDPSRHYSWDDTVPQHGNIAAGDVIALWDKKSLLGMSVIEKIDVGSAVKQVYFHEACGKADFKALKTGDLRWWCNKCEVRFAERRSRDRQITTYRSHHSRAWQDLTGRLTGQEIRVLCDKPRSQHSMRPARWEKVRAALDEAGATMPAAVTDKARAVIRGGRRPAMVQVREGQGPFRKRLLEDYGELCAFSGPTPAVAMEAAHLYSFADESEHHEYGGFLLRRDLHRLFDLGHIAVDPETGKLDVAKTVLDYPLYGDLHGRELTVPLRPEHRVWLGAHWDKHRGQV
- a CDS encoding FtsK/SpoIIIE domain-containing protein — translated: MDSHIVHLTKKTAHAPVEHSRAPGAGLAAPGLEKPSVPLWVRSGRAVRHVVAHEHTRTASRLVVRHSMYVVGGGRIVARRTWEGRTATRYERMLRAAEAAGNYEVAAEWEERGQRFRDARHRRRMDLLHSPLDAAKGVAVSTGMGIGSLVALGVVMAVATKDATQVVTPLMATVEFINLLITIATVVWGPALTIGPFLALLALWGVGRHQQAAPTWALPAAVRNGEGEPITPSIVVKALRDLGVPALGRAIKEMGDAGAAMLGPIRIAGCGVEVDVTLPSGVSTIEVQNRRRKLAENLSRHEHEVFITIPQAARTVRLWVADSGALDEPIGPSPLVTDETMTADYAKGRAPWGQDLRGDAAALSLYQRHLLITGLSNQGKTVALRSLALWLALDKSVQFLMGDLKGVGDWAMFDGLATTLIQGPTDDHVIQVTEMVEGAVEEMNRRIQAPQGTAFPPLIVLVDEAQVAFMCPVKDDEKRPYGGSKANSRYFMAVRKIHNQGRAVNVLMWQGTQDPTDQNLPKLVREGAHTRASLALGTESQARMALGDKAVDGGAAPNLLRPGLDRGTLVVASDGIAIPAGQASITVRTHYVDDDAAVAITDRAKALRDGVTTLHVIDKGEQRDPLADIASVVGTAERVRTKDVLARLAALNAAAYGKWSFLDLKRVLDGTGAEPYKSDGVMVVSRDRVARALAHRDDDGSASAA
- a CDS encoding RRQRL motif-containing zinc-binding protein, which gives rise to MSAAYGKCYDPTGARHGIPTFPWRFAPEGYATRRQLRAQGLRPGGQPVAAQVMRRSRHRTGGVSVAYLYRVDRAAPVRPMTARKWGALALAMLARRTCPGCGTVADYCIPRSLGVCVTCAFPAPSEAVRSA